In the Muricauda sp. MAR_2010_75 genome, one interval contains:
- a CDS encoding DUF2200 domain-containing protein encodes MKATPEHNQRIARMTFASVYPHYVTKVEKKGRTKEELHQVITWLTGFTEKDIQKLIDEKVTFETFFEKADLNPNAHLIKGVICGYRIEEIENPLTQQVRYLDKLVDELAKGRKMEKILRS; translated from the coding sequence ATGAAAGCCACACCAGAACACAATCAGCGAATCGCAAGAATGACCTTTGCATCGGTTTATCCCCATTATGTGACAAAAGTGGAAAAGAAAGGTCGAACAAAAGAGGAACTGCACCAAGTAATAACATGGTTGACCGGCTTTACGGAAAAGGACATCCAAAAATTGATTGATGAAAAAGTAACCTTTGAAACCTTCTTTGAAAAAGCTGATCTAAATCCCAATGCCCACCTCATAAAAGGAGTGATATGCGGTTATCGAATTGAAGAAATTGAAAACCCATTGACCCAACAAGTACGCTATTTGGACAAATTGGTAGATGAATTGGCCAAAGGCCGAAAAATGGAGAAAATCCTAAGATCCTAA
- a CDS encoding DUF5694 domain-containing protein → MIKKIQFSLITLLVFASCTSPTEKPEIQQPETTKQALLVGTFHYHNPGADVAKTKSFDVMSDASQAQLEVISEKIKEFKPDQVLVEWPYDQQQELDSLYQLYLKDNYFANDSLSDFYLKNEIFQLAFRVAKKAGLTSVKAVDYRDTDFPFDSLMTVAAKQKQIDLQNYFTDGIERFTQEFDEKIESGASLLDITYYLNSEELRNFSNELQTQVPLLVGDRDNFVGAYLASEWYRRNLYMWSLAQKATEPNDKRIMLLLGSSHIALIKDFIDTNGDWSTVELKEIMEKRYNP, encoded by the coding sequence ATGATCAAAAAAATTCAATTTTCCCTGATTACGCTGCTTGTTTTTGCAAGCTGTACCTCCCCCACCGAAAAACCGGAAATTCAACAACCCGAAACCACAAAGCAAGCTTTGCTTGTGGGCACTTTCCACTATCACAACCCTGGTGCGGATGTGGCCAAAACCAAAAGTTTTGATGTCATGAGCGATGCCTCTCAGGCCCAGCTGGAGGTGATTTCAGAAAAAATAAAGGAGTTTAAGCCAGACCAAGTGTTGGTGGAATGGCCCTATGACCAGCAACAGGAACTGGATTCGTTGTACCAACTGTATTTGAAGGACAACTATTTTGCCAACGACAGCCTTTCCGACTTTTACCTAAAAAACGAAATCTTCCAGTTGGCATTCCGAGTCGCCAAAAAAGCAGGTTTAACCTCTGTGAAGGCCGTGGATTATCGCGATACCGATTTTCCTTTTGATAGTTTAATGACCGTTGCGGCCAAACAAAAGCAAATAGACCTGCAAAACTATTTTACAGATGGCATAGAGCGTTTTACACAAGAGTTTGATGAAAAAATTGAATCGGGAGCCTCTCTACTTGATATTACCTACTATCTCAATTCGGAGGAACTTAGAAACTTTAGCAACGAGCTACAGACCCAAGTGCCGCTCCTGGTAGGTGACCGGGATAATTTTGTTGGGGCGTACCTTGCTTCGGAATGGTATCGCCGAAATTTGTACATGTGGTCTTTGGCGCAAAAAGCCACTGAACCCAATGACAAACGGATAATGCTGCTTCTAGGTTCCAGCCATATTGCACTGATCAAGGATTTTATTGATACAAATGGGGATTGGAGTACAGTGGAATTAAAGGAAATTATGGAAAAGCGGTACAATCCTTAG
- a CDS encoding DinB family protein, which yields MRYTPQDGFPYYFELAQEQELSALFASVKTNALLASIDEEKAAHRYAPGKWSIKQIVGHITDHERIKMFRAFQLSRNQEVELWGYNQESLVKNSRFDKLTLQQLLTDYVNVRKASQSFVDTLSTNKLQRKGWAKQHEVRLEDFLKSVIGHEIHHLNIIKERYL from the coding sequence ATGAGATATACGCCCCAAGACGGTTTTCCCTATTATTTTGAATTGGCCCAAGAGCAGGAACTCTCCGCACTTTTTGCATCAGTGAAGACCAATGCTTTGTTGGCGTCCATAGATGAAGAAAAAGCTGCGCATAGGTATGCTCCTGGTAAATGGAGCATTAAACAAATTGTAGGGCATATTACTGACCATGAGCGTATAAAAATGTTCCGTGCCTTTCAATTGAGTCGAAACCAAGAAGTGGAATTATGGGGGTATAATCAGGAGTCTTTGGTCAAAAACAGTCGATTTGATAAACTCACCCTGCAACAATTACTGACAGATTATGTGAATGTGAGGAAGGCCTCCCAAAGTTTTGTGGATACACTTTCCACCAATAAACTGCAACGAAAAGGGTGGGCTAAACAACATGAGGTTCGATTGGAAGACTTCCTAAAGTCGGTGATTGGACATGAAATTCATCATCTTAATATCATCAAAGAAAGGTATCTATAG
- a CDS encoding type 1 glutamine amidotransferase domain-containing protein, protein MKKGFLALWALLIFISCNNDNGEKGKILIIVSNTEDMGDPEKHFAGNNLWEVAPPYHIFVSHGYQVDFVSPTGGRVPFSMDTLGISSYTIKYENFGKVENSLTPDQVDYKNYKAVFIGGGYGPLFDVANNEAILPLIAKIYENGGVVGGCGHGPGAFANVKLSNGNYMVKDVKLTGFPNSTEVTKSWAAEGTLLPIMLEDQLRQNGALFQTKNDLADKHDVVIDERIVTTMFLPSSTLVAKEMINEIEKN, encoded by the coding sequence ATGAAAAAAGGTTTCTTGGCCTTATGGGCATTATTAATTTTTATTTCCTGTAACAACGACAATGGTGAAAAGGGAAAAATATTGATTATCGTTTCAAATACAGAAGATATGGGTGACCCTGAAAAGCACTTTGCCGGGAACAATCTTTGGGAGGTAGCTCCCCCCTACCATATTTTTGTTTCCCACGGTTACCAAGTGGATTTTGTTTCGCCAACAGGTGGAAGAGTACCGTTTTCCATGGACACCCTAGGTATTAGTAGTTACACCATTAAGTATGAGAATTTTGGTAAGGTCGAAAATTCATTAACGCCCGATCAAGTGGACTATAAAAACTACAAAGCCGTTTTTATTGGTGGTGGGTACGGACCTTTATTTGATGTGGCCAACAATGAAGCTATATTGCCACTCATAGCCAAAATTTATGAAAATGGCGGCGTAGTGGGTGGTTGCGGACATGGACCCGGTGCTTTTGCAAATGTTAAGTTGAGCAATGGGAATTATATGGTTAAGGATGTGAAATTAACCGGGTTTCCGAATTCCACGGAGGTTACTAAAAGTTGGGCTGCTGAAGGAACGTTATTGCCCATCATGTTGGAGGATCAACTACGACAAAATGGAGCGTTGTTCCAGACCAAAAATGACCTGGCGGATAAACACGATGTGGTCATTGACGAGCGAATTGTAACGACCATGTTTCTTCCCTCCTCCACTTTAGTGGCCAAAGAAATGATAAATGAGATTGAAAAAAACTAA
- a CDS encoding Dabb family protein produces MKNRIISIFAVILLFGCGQKTQESTKEEVVEKTEVATEAVTQPQLRHVVLFKFKETSSEEDVEKVKQAFNALPSKISEIKGYEWGLNNSPENLNKELTHCYLLTFTSEADRDAYLIHPDHKAFGEVAGPHIADVLVVDYWAN; encoded by the coding sequence ATGAAAAATCGTATCATCTCTATTTTTGCGGTAATTTTACTGTTTGGTTGTGGCCAAAAAACCCAAGAATCAACAAAAGAAGAAGTTGTGGAAAAGACTGAAGTAGCAACCGAAGCGGTTACCCAACCGCAATTGCGCCATGTGGTCCTGTTCAAATTTAAAGAGACCTCCTCTGAAGAAGATGTGGAAAAGGTAAAACAAGCCTTTAACGCACTGCCCTCTAAAATATCAGAGATCAAAGGCTACGAATGGGGCCTCAACAACAGCCCGGAAAATTTGAACAAAGAGCTTACCCATTGCTATTTATTGACCTTTACCAGTGAGGCAGATAGGGATGCCTACCTCATCCACCCAGACCATAAGGCTTTTGGAGAAGTGGCAGGCCCACATATTGCCGATGTGCTTGTAGTGGACTACTGGGCCAACTAA
- a CDS encoding DUF4242 domain-containing protein, which produces MPKYVIEREIPGAGNLTAEQLKGVSQTSCGVLRYMGPEIQWVQSYVTGDKIYCVYISPNKEMVLEHAKQGGFPANLVSEVATIIDPTTAE; this is translated from the coding sequence ATGCCAAAATATGTCATTGAGCGGGAAATACCCGGTGCCGGTAATTTAACCGCTGAGCAGCTCAAAGGAGTATCACAGACTTCCTGTGGTGTTCTTCGCTACATGGGCCCAGAGATTCAATGGGTACAAAGCTATGTTACCGGAGACAAGATCTATTGCGTGTACATTTCCCCTAATAAGGAAATGGTGTTGGAACATGCCAAACAGGGAGGTTTCCCTGCCAATTTGGTCAGTGAGGTGGCCACCATTATAGACCCCACTACCGCTGAATAG
- a CDS encoding helix-turn-helix domain-containing protein, with translation MLTKQELSIKIGNRIKELRKQKNISQAELGRLCGRDKQHIELIENHKVSANVFTLYTIALALEVELSQLFKF, from the coding sequence ATGTTGACAAAGCAAGAATTATCCATAAAAATTGGCAATCGAATTAAAGAACTCAGAAAGCAAAAGAACATTTCGCAAGCTGAGCTAGGAAGATTGTGTGGGCGGGACAAACAACATATAGAGCTTATTGAAAACCATAAAGTTTCTGCCAATGTTTTTACGCTCTACACCATTGCACTTGCACTTGAAGTTGAACTTAGCCAATTGTTCAAGTTTTAA